A window of the Polaribacter batillariae genome harbors these coding sequences:
- a CDS encoding ligand-binding sensor domain-containing protein translates to MSQYKCILLILIFALSCKTDKDNTNRKESKIDLEIDTDKSLSLISKVDTIFDTNAPKRITRNIKLDSQGNLLIAAYDDIIRYNGDSFSLLNKPESLKSWYAFDVLEDSKGNIWIASDQSGVFRIDSQTGTVKNFTTEDGLGHLRNMCIYEDKDGNIWVGGQGGLSKYDGIKFRNFTIKDGLPHNDINTILEDNKGNIWFGTRGNAGLFNGHTFSELKNNEGKSFFNVWSIIEDKSDNVWLVDSSGLWKYSNETFIYKKQNVWKIYEDSKRDFWHTGMLNGGASTLKHIEGDTINNNDFDVTEVFKSEKMFFGIVEDKKGNIWIGGGDGIWLYNGKTVEYYTGTKKIK, encoded by the coding sequence ATGTCACAATATAAATGCATACTCTTAATCTTAATTTTTGCTCTTTCCTGCAAAACAGACAAGGATAATACGAATAGAAAAGAAAGTAAGATTGATTTGGAAATTGATACAGATAAATCGCTATCTCTAATTTCAAAAGTTGACACTATTTTTGACACCAATGCACCTAAAAGAATAACAAGGAATATCAAATTGGATAGTCAAGGAAACTTACTAATTGCAGCTTATGACGATATAATTAGATACAATGGAGATTCATTTAGTCTATTAAACAAACCCGAGAGTTTAAAAAGCTGGTATGCATTTGATGTTTTAGAAGATAGTAAAGGGAATATTTGGATAGCAAGTGACCAATCAGGAGTATTTCGGATTGATTCTCAAACTGGTACTGTTAAAAATTTTACGACAGAAGATGGACTCGGCCATTTAAGAAATATGTGCATTTATGAAGACAAGGATGGAAATATTTGGGTAGGTGGCCAAGGAGGTTTGAGTAAATATGACGGAATAAAGTTTAGGAATTTTACAATCAAAGACGGATTACCTCATAATGACATTAACACAATTCTTGAGGATAATAAAGGAAATATTTGGTTTGGGACAAGAGGAAATGCGGGACTTTTCAATGGACATACATTTTCTGAATTAAAAAATAATGAGGGCAAATCATTTTTCAATGTTTGGTCAATCATTGAGGACAAATCAGATAATGTATGGTTAGTTGATAGTAGTGGTCTTTGGAAATATAGTAATGAGACCTTTATTTATAAAAAACAAAATGTTTGGAAAATTTACGAGGATTCGAAACGTGATTTTTGGCATACAGGAATGCTTAATGGAGGAGCTTCGACGCTCAAGCATATTGAAGGAGACACAATAAACAATAACGATTTTGATGTGACGGAGGTTTTTAAATCAGAAAAAATGTTTTTTGGAATAGTGGAAGATAAAAAAGGTAATATATGGATAGGTGGTGGAGATGGAATTTGGTTATACAATGGTAAAACTGTTGAATATTACACAGGAACTAAAAAAATAAAATAA
- a CDS encoding restriction endonuclease PLD domain-containing protein: MNEIINNLTRDNHLQKLLMSFENAIDILIVSPFISNSFDFFPFAKLKRIKRLTIITTLKPKDLDQYSKVPFFKQLFEFCNNSNIELNLLIENSLHGKVYISKYENGASEAIITSANFTNNGLRLNNEWGTKISNQEKISELENGILSKVILEPLKEKDIDHFLELIAKNPKKGTNSNPTDLDLSKQIELKENPFLVEKNVNYWLKPIGVSGDIIPWDREFDEIDSDLHFSKLRPKGVKKNDILICYAVGHSNILSIYKVKSEVKYTGNENDRWPYYVIGENLTPFYGQNWNSQNITITNQKNEVIKQGKFNVTPSGKNSFGSLMRGADKLRLTPEFGEYLIEKIAKIDNEIKTTANNGYK; the protein is encoded by the coding sequence ATGAACGAAATAATCAACAATTTAACAAGAGACAATCATTTGCAAAAACTATTAATGAGTTTTGAAAATGCAATTGATATTCTTATCGTTAGTCCATTCATTTCAAACTCTTTTGACTTTTTCCCTTTTGCAAAATTGAAAAGAATTAAACGGTTGACAATAATAACAACTCTTAAACCTAAAGATTTAGACCAATACTCTAAAGTTCCTTTTTTCAAACAATTATTTGAATTTTGTAATAACTCTAATATTGAATTGAATCTTTTGATTGAAAACTCATTGCACGGAAAAGTTTATATTTCAAAATATGAAAATGGAGCTTCAGAAGCTATAATAACTTCAGCAAATTTTACAAACAATGGTTTAAGATTAAATAACGAATGGGGAACTAAAATTAGTAACCAAGAAAAAATATCCGAACTTGAAAATGGAATTTTAAGCAAGGTAATTTTGGAGCCATTAAAAGAAAAAGATATTGACCATTTTTTAGAACTGATTGCTAAAAACCCGAAAAAGGGAACTAATAGTAATCCAACAGATTTAGATTTAAGCAAGCAAATAGAATTAAAAGAGAATCCGTTTTTAGTTGAAAAAAATGTTAACTACTGGCTTAAACCGATTGGAGTTAGTGGAGACATAATTCCTTGGGATAGGGAATTTGATGAAATTGACAGCGATTTACATTTTTCCAAATTGAGACCAAAAGGAGTTAAAAAGAATGACATTCTCATTTGCTATGCAGTTGGACATTCAAATATTCTTTCAATCTATAAGGTCAAATCAGAAGTAAAATATACCGGAAATGAAAATGACAGATGGCCATACTATGTGATTGGAGAAAATCTAACACCTTTTTATGGACAAAATTGGAATTCTCAAAACATTACAATTACAAACCAAAAGAATGAAGTGATTAAACAAGGAAAATTCAATGTCACACCAAGCGGGAAAAATAGTTTTGGGAGTTTAATGCGTGGTGCAGACAAATTAAGACTGACACCTGAATTTGGGGAATATTTGATTGAAAAAATAGCAAAAATTGATAACGAAATAAAAACTACGGCTAACAATGGCTATAAGTAA